One Cryptococcus decagattii chromosome 8, complete sequence DNA segment encodes these proteins:
- a CDS encoding prefoldin, alpha subunit: MAEQQVQLTDLNAVQLQEVKKQLDQELDHLTTSYSQLKQAQTKFKSCIANVNELSPTSKGKEVLIPLTSSLYVPGKLTDVENVVIDVGTGYYIKMTKAEATTHYTSKSEFVQTNLDTLQQSIETKQNNVQSVQQVLAMKMQQAQGAAAGGQKS; the protein is encoded by the exons ATGGCTGAACAACAAGTCCAATTGACAGACCTCAATGCTGTCCAGCTTCAAGAAGTAAAGAAACAGCTCGATCAG GAACTCGACCACCTCACAACTTCCTATTCCCAATTAAAGCAAGCTCAAACAAAGTTCAAATCATGTATTGCCAATGTCAATGAGCTTTCACCGACCTCTAAAG GAAAAGAAGTTTTAATTCCTCTCACGAGCAGCTTATATGTTCCAGGGAAATTGACAGATGTTGAGAACGTTGTGATTGACGTTGGTACGGGGTACTATATCAAAATG ACCAAAGCGGAAGCTACGACCCATTACACTTCCAAGTCCGAATTCGTCCAGACCAACCTCGACACTTTACAACAAAGCATCGAGACAAAGCAAAATAACGTGCAAAGCGTGCAACAGGTGCTCGCTATGAAAATGCAACAAGCGCAGggtgctgctgctggtggacAAAAGTCTTAG